The DNA window GAAATTTCGAGGCCCACTGATCGCACTGACCCTGTTCATGATTGTCTCGTTGACGCTGACCTGGCTGGTCTATGTGAGCCTGCGGCGTGACGTGGCCGGTGACACCGCCAGGTATTCGGCGGTGTTCACCGACGTGTACGGGCTTCGCGAGGGCGATGACGTCCGGATGGCCGGCGTGCGGGTGGGCCGCGTCGAAAAGGTCGAGCTCGACGGCAAACTGGCGAAGGTCTCGTTCGTCGTGCAGTCCGAACAGCGGCTGTTCGGAAACACCCTTGCCTCGGTGACCTACCAGAACATCGTGGGCCAGCGTTACCTCGGACTGTCCCTGGGCAAAGAAGGCAGTCCGCAGCTACTCCCCCCGGGCAGCACCATCCCGCTGGAACGCACCGAACCCTCTTTCGACGTGACCACGCTGCTCAACGGCTACGAACCGTTGTTCAGCCTGCTGAACCCCCATGACGCGGACAACCTCACCAAGGGCATCATCCAGTCACTGCAGGGCGACACGTCGTCACTCACCACGCTGGTCGGCCAAACCTCCACGCTCACCGAAACATTCGCGGGCCGCGATCAGGCTCTGGGCAATGTGATCACCAACCTCAACAAGGTGGTCGGCAACCTCGCCCAACAGAACGACAACCTCGACGGGGTCATCACGCAGACCCGCAGCGTCGTCGGCGAGCTCGACCGGCGGCGCCCGGACCTGGTCGCCTCGATCGGTTCGCTGGCCCGGGTGACCGACCGGCTGTCGGCCTCGGCGACGAACGTGTACCCGGCGCTGCGCGAATTCATCGACCGCCAGCCCGGCGTCACCAAACACATCATGGACGTCGAACCGCAGGTGGCGTTCTTCGGCGACAACATTCCGCTGCTGCTGAAAGGCCTGACCCGGGTGGGCAATCAGGGCGCCTACGGCAACGCCTACGTCTGCGACGTGAACTTCATGGGGTTCTTCCCCGGGCTCAACGATGTCGTGCCGATCATCATCAATGCTGCCACGCCCGGCAACCGGGCTTGGCACACCCCGCGCTGCAGGAGCACGGTCGATGGCTGACGCATCGATACGACAACGGCTTTCGGGGATGAAGAAGCGTCCGCTGGAAAGCTACAACAAGACCTGGCTCGGGTTCATCGCCGTCGCGGTGGTCGCGGTGGTGATCGGGGTCATGCTGCTGGTCCATGCGATCGGCGCCGGCTACCGGCATTACACCGCGGAGTTTCTGCAGGCGGCCTCCCTGCGGACGGGCAACCCGATCGTGGTCGCGGGCATCCCGGTGGGCAACGTCACGAGCATGAAACTCGTCGGCGACCACGTCGAGGCGGGGCTGAAGGTCCGCGACGACATCAAGCTGGGCAAAGACTCCCGGGCACAGATCAGGGTCACCACCATCCTGGGTTCGCGCTACCTCGCACTGGAACCCAACGGCCCGGCGCACCTGCCCGACAACACCTTCGACTTGGCGCACACCGAGGTGCCCTACGACCTGCAGGCCGCGCTGCAGGACGCCACCACCACTTTCGAACAGGTCGACTCCGACAGGTTCGCGCAGTCACTGGCGGTCCTCGGCAAGCAGCTCGAGGGCCTGCCATCCGTTGTGCCGCAGGCGATCACGAACATCAACACACTGTCGTCGATCATCGCGGTACGGCGCGACCAACTTGGACAGCTGCTCCGCAGCACCGAGCAGGTGACCAACACGCTGCGGCGCCAGCAGGCCGGCATCGGCGCTCTGGTCGACCAGGGCCAAGACCTGCTAGGTCAATTCGTCGCGCGGCGCGCCGTTTTCCACGCGATGATGCAGTCCCTGTCCAGCCTTGTCGACACCATGAGCAAGGTCGTGGTCAACGAGCGCTCGGGGCTGGACGCGCTGATCAAAGACATGCGTGACTTCACCGACCTGATGTCCCAGCACGACGACCTGCTGCACAGCATGCTGCAAACCAGCCCGATCTTCTTCCGCGAGGCCGCCAACCTCACCGGTGACGGCAACGCGATCAACTTCAACGCCCCCAACGTCCCACTGATCGACTCGTGGATGTGCGCGATCAGTGGGCGTGCCAAGCAGTTCGGCATGATTCAGTACTTCAAGGACTGCAAGTGAGGGGGCTCGGCGCCAAGGCGCTGGCCATCGTCGCCGCGGTCGCGGTCATCGCCGCGGCGGTCGGCATCGGTAGGTGGTACCTGAGCTCCGACGAGGACACCATCACCGTGACCGCCCAATTCGACAGCGCCTCGGGCCTCTACGAGGGCAACGAGGTGGCGGTGCTGGGCATGCCGGTGGGCAAGGTCACCAAGATCAACCCCAAGGGCGGCTACGTCGAGGTCGAGTTCACCGTCGACCACCACGTCA is part of the Mycobacterium mantenii genome and encodes:
- a CDS encoding MCE family protein; translated protein: MADASIRQRLSGMKKRPLESYNKTWLGFIAVAVVAVVIGVMLLVHAIGAGYRHYTAEFLQAASLRTGNPIVVAGIPVGNVTSMKLVGDHVEAGLKVRDDIKLGKDSRAQIRVTTILGSRYLALEPNGPAHLPDNTFDLAHTEVPYDLQAALQDATTTFEQVDSDRFAQSLAVLGKQLEGLPSVVPQAITNINTLSSIIAVRRDQLGQLLRSTEQVTNTLRRQQAGIGALVDQGQDLLGQFVARRAVFHAMMQSLSSLVDTMSKVVVNERSGLDALIKDMRDFTDLMSQHDDLLHSMLQTSPIFFREAANLTGDGNAINFNAPNVPLIDSWMCAISGRAKQFGMIQYFKDCK
- a CDS encoding MlaD family protein, yielding MKFRGPLIALTLFMIVSLTLTWLVYVSLRRDVAGDTARYSAVFTDVYGLREGDDVRMAGVRVGRVEKVELDGKLAKVSFVVQSEQRLFGNTLASVTYQNIVGQRYLGLSLGKEGSPQLLPPGSTIPLERTEPSFDVTTLLNGYEPLFSLLNPHDADNLTKGIIQSLQGDTSSLTTLVGQTSTLTETFAGRDQALGNVITNLNKVVGNLAQQNDNLDGVITQTRSVVGELDRRRPDLVASIGSLARVTDRLSASATNVYPALREFIDRQPGVTKHIMDVEPQVAFFGDNIPLLLKGLTRVGNQGAYGNAYVCDVNFMGFFPGLNDVVPIIINAATPGNRAWHTPRCRSTVDG